AATGTTCACTCATTAAATACCAGATCCCAAATCCCAatccaaaattataaatatcatcctaaaacttaaaaaaaacaccgaAAGAAACCCACATAAATTTAATCTTTGCTTAATTAAATCCATTTCTAAACCCAGCTTCCACCTCTCACCAAAatcatgattttcttgcaaaaaccttaaacccatcagagagagagaaagagaaaaaaactccACAGTTCTGTCCATCTAAACAGATTAGATCTACGAATTATTGGGGCTGAAAACAtaataatcaacaaaataaaagacaatTTGACCTCGAAAATATAAGATCAAAACAAAAAGAGGGGGGCGATAAAGTTACCTTGCCTATGACCAGCACCCTTGTCGACGGTATGACACTGAGCACACTTGGTCTTAAAGATCTTCTCTCCGACTTTCGAATCGCCAGGTGTTGCTTCTGCAAACGAAGCCATTTCTTCATCTCTTTgaattctctttgctttttgcTTTCTAGAAGGAGTTGGAGGGGGGGAGTTTTGggcttattttattattattattattaacaatactCTAAAAGGCGTGGGAAAGTACAGTAGCTTTCCCacgccttttattttcattcctaGTTGCTATACCCGTGCGTTTTCGCGGGTTTATGTATTCTTGCACGTTctcatgtatttataaaaacaattataaattttattaaaaaacaaattatagaaaaaaaaatactattgcaattcacaatatttttttttaaaaataaactacaaaactaaatttttaatcaatttaatattaaaaaaataaaatagacaaagataattttaaaaacaaatcataaaaaaatcatgtagggaaacactacaacaatctatagtgtttcgtgagaaaatatacaattttaattctcaatcaaatcaatattaaaaacctaaaatcaataaagataattttagaaaaaatcatgaaaaaaacgaaaggaaaaaaaactatgcaagaaaacactatagcaatctatagtgtttcatggGAAAATCtacaattgtaattttaaaccagctcaatattaaaaacaataaaatcaataaagacaatttaaaaaaatattataataaaaaaaatcatgtgggggaACACTTTAGCAATCAACggtgttttaaagaaacaaactacaaagttaaattttcaaccatctcagtatgaaaaatataaattcgacaaagataattttgaaaaaaaaatcgataaaaaacatgtggagaaacactgtatcaaaaaacaatcatgtgcagaaacactgtaacaatccataatgtttttttttcaagaaaaaaattataaagctaaattatcaaccaacttaatatgaaaaaaattaaaattgacaaagacaattctggaaaaaaaaaaatcatatggaaaaacactgtagcaatcaacaatattttaaagaaaaaattacaaagctaaattctcaactaactcaatattaataaaataaaattgacaaaaataattatgaaaaaaacacaaaaaaagagacAATTTTGGGGGGAAAACATTTGGGGAAAGCTAAAGCtgaattctcaatcagctcaatatttaaaaaatatatattcaacaaagataattttaaaaaaatatggagaaaTATTGTACCAAAACAAAATCTATGTAGAGAAAATACTGTAGtaatctacaatatttttttttataaaaaactacaaagttaaattctcaacaagctcaatgtggaaaaaaaaaccgaaaaggatcattttggaaaaaaagttcataaaaaaaaagaaaaaaatcatataggaaaacattgtaacaattcatatttttttttttaaataacagaactaaattctcaaccaattcaatattagaaaaaaatcagcaaaaataattttaaaaaatatatataattttgtttaaaaaaaaacaatcatgagaaaaaaaactaaatatatataaaataacaaatatattaatataagaaaaataaaaggcgtGGGGAAAGCCCCATGCCTTTTAGAGTAGTGTTAGatactactatatatatatatatatatatatatatatatatatatatatatatatatatatttttcattacatgtttgttttgcttgtttgtcATACGTAGCGTTTTATCTGTTCCTTTCAGTTCTTTATTTGCCTTGGAACATTAACTTCCTGATAGCTATCAGCTAGAGTCTAGAAGGAATATCATGGCTAAATTACATGTAACTGAATTTGTCAGTGCATGAGAATATTATGAAATGATGAGCTTGAAATTCAGGAAATCTCCCTCTCTGATTTAACTATTTTTCTGCCATTTTTGCTCGTCTGTGAGCTTACTTTCCATTAGCACTCCTGGAGAGCATCCAAATTGGTGATGTTAGTATTCAACTCGCTTCACCCACTCATCTGACTCACTCCATAACTTACCCATAGTCATCGACGAGTCGCCTCGATTCCACTCCATTTCATTCGTTAATGTTTTGGTTATTGAACGATTTCGAAATGGTGGCTGTGTGGGGAGCGCAAGATTGAGAGGGAAGAGGGTGGCTGTTTAGGTGCGCGAGACACGGCGGCGGTGGTTTTGAGGTTAAGGTTtctcaaatttagtttttttatatcacaTTTTCCTTATATACTCCATGTTTTCAGATTTTTTGGCCACTGGTGATGTTAAATAATTATCCATCATTAAccagagaaggaaaaagagtGAAGGCGACAGAACATAGTATCGATCTCAGAGGGGGCATATATGGGGATAAAATAAGTAATTGACATCAGAATTACTGGCCGACATGAGAAGAAGGCTTGTAGACCGATCTGATCTGAAAACGTGTTCTGAAACTAAACATGGATAATCGAAGTATGAATGTACGTTTGTTTGTATAACAGGAAAAAGTAATCAATTTTTCTCACAACTTGACCATCGATCGTTCATATCATCCTCTCCCCTTTCTATTCAGTTCAGGATTTGAGGACAAGTTTCTCCCTCTAGTACTCTTTCCCCACGAAAGGAGCAGAAATCAATTCCAGTTCACTGTGTCATGGCAacctttgattactagggattATCATGGTTGCATGTAAGAAATATAGTACTCgacaggaagaaaaaataaaaataaacttgcaTTTCCCGGACAAAGTCACTAGTAAAGGCCACTCTATCACATTTGCATCCCAGTTCTCAGACTGCTTACAAGCATAACAGAAGATCTAAGGTTACCAGAGCAGTAAAAAACAGGATTAATACCAATCACCCGCAACAGCATCGAGTGGAGCTCCCACCCCCACGTAAATGGAATTTGCCGGGCAATAGGCCAAACCATTGGAGATGGGTAGAAGGGGGAGTGATTCATTCAGTTGCATTTATCCAACACTAGAAAATGAAAGCATTCCAATGTTCGCCTGCTAGAGATGCCAATACACCATTTTGCATTTCATTCAAAAGTACTTTACCTTAGACCTGCTATGCATCAGAGTAGATTGAAGGCAAACAATAGCAACTATGGAAATGTGAAATGcaatatcaaaaccaaaaactatcATTAACAAACTGTTTACTGGTAATCCACCAAATATTCGCAAAATAGAGGCACAGTAAGCTAAATGAATCGAATGTTTAGTTTGCCAATTATGGCAACTCTTCGAAGGAGCATTGACTAGCAATGCTCATTGTATAGGATGGTTACtttattggtaaaaaaaaaaaattatctccaaCAACTGCAAAATGGGGAGGCCGGAAGTGTGAAATGCTTAAGATGCAGTGGACTGCTTCAAGTATGCAATGAGATCAGCACGCTCCTGTGGCTTCTTCAATCCAGGGAAAACCATCTTTGTTCCAGGGATGTACTGCATAAACAATTTTCACTATGGGTCAGCAACGcaaactaacaaaaataaacatggtaTAAGAGGCACAAACACCAGTGTCAAGACATGAGTTCTTCATCTGTATCTAAGATAGTCAGATGATTCTATCAACTATAAATGCTAGGTTATCTTATCACATTGAAAGGAAATGTGAAAGTTCATTTCATACACCATAGGATAAATATCATCAATGATGGGGTCGCTTTCCTTGATTATTCAACCTTGATCTCAGAGCAAAGCCTAAACATTATAATCTACACGCTCCATGTTCTCTGTTTGCAAGTCCTTCAATTTTTAACCCAGCCTTCCTAATTACTGGACCTAGCATATTGCCCAGCATGTTTCTCTTCGGGACCTTAAGTTACCAAATGCTGAGTAACAATTTCATAACTTGATAGAAAGCAACTAAGTTCAGCTATCATCACAGAATTATCACAAAACTTCAATGTATAAACCATACTTCTTAACCAGTTAAAGACGCGCTGTCGATGCAACAAACATGCCAAGTCATACTATGCTTCAGAGTTGATTAATACCTTCTTGGGGTTGAGCAAGTAATCATACAAAGTCTTCTCCTCCCACGTGACAGCCATGTTCTTGTTAGCAGTAGAGTAAGAGTATCCAGCAGTTGTTCCTGACTGCCTTCCAAACAAACCATTCAGATTGGGTCCTGAACATTTAAACAGTCGAAGcaaattaaaaccttaaaaacaCAGGAACCAAGCAAATAAGTTTAACACAAATCTCAGAAGAAATTGACTATCTAAAATGTTCACTCATTAAATACCAGATCCCAAATCCCAatccaaaattataaatatcatcctaaaacttaaaaaaaaacactgaaagaAACCCACATAAATTTAATCTTTGCTTAATTAAATCCATTTCTAAACCCAGTTCCACCTCTCACCAAAatcatgattttcttgcaaaaaccttaaacccatcagagagagagagagaaaaaaaaaactccacagTTCTGTCCATCTAAACAGATTAGATCTACAAATTATTGGGGCTGAAAACAtaataatcaacaaaataacAGACAATTTGACCTCGAAAATATAAGATCCAAACAAAAAGCGGGGGACGATAAAGTTACCTTGCTTATGACCGGCACCCTTGTCGACGGTATGACACTGAGCACACTTGGTCTTAAAGACCTTCTCTCCGACTTTTGAATCGCCAGGTGGTGCTTCTGCAAACGAAGCCATTTCTTCTCTTTgaattctctttgcttttttctttctgcTTTCTAGAAGGCGTTAGAGAGGGAGAGTTTTGGGCTTGCTTTATGGAAACTAGAAAGGAAAGGGGAgagcttttgtttttgtgggatactgcttcttcttttttaattaaaaaagagaagaatattCGAGAGGGAGGGAGCGTGGTGTGCCAGCCACACACCATGAAGGAAAATTCAACCttaactttctttctttacgtGGCGGCGTTTTAATGGTTGTTGTTAGGGTTGGTTTGGAACTGCATTTCAAATCCCCTATTTTGAAAATTAgtatcttataaattaaatttttatttattttttaaaattattttaatacgttttaatatattttaaaaaaaattattttaaaaaattacaaatacaaCACTCCAAAACACCTGCTTAGTTGATtttccataatgtttttttcttaataaactaCATCTACCATTCATATGGAATGATGTTTAAACATTTGTGTTTCGTAACAAAAATTAGGTTCTTAGTTTTggtaatattttcatttttttaaaattttactaacTATATTTaatggaatttatttttaaatactatgaatgatgaaaaatgtttttttgaagttaaattaCAAAGATTTTCATATGAAGAGgattaatttgaataatattcattgtttaagagattaattatagcaagtttttttttaagtttcatttAACATATGATATGAgtatttgttgtgtttttttttttttataaagaaaaagagaatgaGTTTATTGTAACTTTGTTAAATTTGTTGTGATTCAAACAATTTATGAATTCATTGATCTAATACCTAACTCACATTACATCACattagatttataattaaattgttgaaaaactTGATATGATTAAAACTTGAGTTTGTTCAAATCAGActtgcccaaaaaaaaaaaacaaattgacttTGACTTAGACCAAAAGTCAACTTCAGCTTGGAATCAAATTACGATTATATTTGCTAGTAGAATtttgattagaattttaaaatttaatgtatttgaaGTAACTTTTTATAGttgttaaaatgataatatttttagatggaTATAAACTATCTTGTCAAACTcttaacttgaataaaaaagaaacatgaacacattaatatatttatttaattaagattaaaaatttaaaatggcattattcaaataatattcataaactAAATTACTCCActcaaatttgaaaatcaatatattttgattttaatttctaggttctaaatcaaattttaaattccacttgaatcaaatagaatttagaaatgaagatattttgaatttttttctaaatttcaaaccaaaatttaaattttaaataataactaaaataaattattaattaatttaagaattcaataaattaatataattataatgtgttaaataaattaattaaaaattaaaaaaacatggcaaCGCATGCTTACGGTCCTaacctaattaaaaaatcatgtcaccccccttgttttattatttttttcttaatcaagcAAACAATAGGTCGCTGTATTAGCAGGCGACTCATTGCCAGTTAAGAAACTAACTTAAACCACCACTGTGATAGttgagaaatcaaaagaatggagTTTTTGCTCTAAAATCCATTTGCTAACcaattttcacaaaaaaaaaactcaaaaacttttatacattaaaaaaaaaacaatccctCAACTcaaaatacctttaaatttgttaaaaaaacacaaaatcaaataaaaaaaattgttgatctACCTTTTCAAGCAATAAGAAGGCAAAATATAACCACTATCAAATTTTTCTTGTCAAATGAAATTCTTTAACATCAACTTTGATCATTTTGATTGTTAGAATTGAGACAACCAATAACCTTTatcttcttattattttcaaataagtttctctcttttctctctgcaccagtgattgaaaaataaacaaaataaacattgagatcaaaatgaaaattgttGTGAAGTTGTGATTATCTATATATTTCTCcgtgttttacattttaatccactatctattaatttgatatatttatcataaatttaaatctaattCCATCTAATTATGCTATAGAAATATctaattgaaagagaaaaagtttgaagataaaaagaaaaaaactgagtagctttattattcatataaatagtaaaactaCATCATTATAACCAAATCTTGTAGCTTATTAGttaataatatctttaaatttaacttttattcAAACTTAATTATGAGTAATAAAGTATTCAAAGCTCCATCATTAAACCCAAATCTTTTagcttattaattaataatatctttaaatttaacCTTTATTCAAacttaattatgaaaaatgGAAGCAGTCAAAATTGAACCTACACCCTCCCATTTTCATATAAGTGTGCCAaaagttattttcttatataactATATGAAAATTGTATTTGTAATGAGTTAATGCATGTAACAGCACGACTTTTAcaagcccaaaacaacagtaaatttttttttttttttgtacttgacaCACATCGTGTCGGTAATCGGCGAACATGTTCCCTtcacatcatcaatatataatccatacatcaacaacaatcaacatttcatttaaaagtgaatcttacataaacttataatattatgtttgcatgattagaagttcgcatttaaaatatacatgcatagtCATGAGTTTGTATTCTATCCTACAAATAGTCATCACGAATTTAAtctaaaaggatctaataatagttatacattcagtacattgattcatataaaatacatcatgatttagaatgcaactacatgattccttgcaaaagtaggttcccatgtatcgggttTCCTAGGCACCTTGTTGGTATGACGTCCCTACTGCAGTAcaaaatatttacaagaatgaaattacttaataataataataacaagaagaagaagaaaatggtaTGGCAGTTTAACGAAGCATTAATATTATCTCATGTTTGAAGCGTGACATTTGTAGTTCCTTCATGTTCTTGGTATACATAACTTGcagtatatatatacacaccaaTTCTTGCAATCAACTATAATCTTAAATCCAGCCATTCTTTTAAGACATCATTTATCGAGGTTAACTATTCACTCACCCCGGCCATCCTCTTCGAATTCCATCAGCCAAAACTAATCAACTGTTTGTCCTGGTCAtccctttggatgccattagccgaagctaatcattcatttattccggtcatccatttggatgctattagccgaagctaatcaatcgtttgtcccggtcatcccttcagatgccattaaccaaagttaatcattcatttgtcccggtcatccattcgaatgccattagtcgaagctaatcaatcgtttgtcccggtcatcccttcggatgccattagccgaagctaatcattcgtTTGTCCCgatcatccattcggatgccattagccgaagctaatcaatcgtttgtcgccgaagctaatcaatcatttatctcggtcatcccttcggatgccattagccgaagctaatcattcgtttgtcccggtcatccattcggatgccattagccgaagctaatcaatcatttatccCGGTCAttccttcggatgccattagccgaagctaatcaatcatttgtctcggtcatccattcggatgccattagccgaagctaatcaatcatttgtcccggttatcccttcggatgccattagccgaagctaatcaatcatttgtccccgtcatcccttcggatgctattagccgaagctaatcaaccatttatcaacatttaagcatttggcaatctgatatctgaattaacacaatacGACAACGTTCATGATAAGGTATTTCAATGTTCAAGGTCATCTCTTCAGATGCCTTTAACTGAAGCTAATCgttcattttttaacatttaagcatttgataGTCTGGtatctgaattaacacaatacaataatattcatgataaagtattttcattattcaacattatttaaaaggaaggtgaaagtcacctacctgcaGTAGAAGCTCTACTTGTGCTCCCCTGTTGCTGCTGTTGCAGCACACGGTGGTCCCTCCTACAGTCACAGACTCATCTCATAAATTCTTCtcattcaaggatatgttttataataatcatatcaatagctaataaatctttctttcaatcatttctttctttatatcttacgtttttctcattacacccattaatgttgtcatcctttatccaaccatagttatcattcctttaagccgatattatagagaatccatattcatccattactcatatgttactttcttatgcatgttcatttcctcataataacatacatacatatatcatgtatattttcaaagttagtatctcaatgtgcaagtgttcgtatgactcaattcctttatatagtattcacgtgaaagtctactgttactgtctaactttgaactgttgtTGTCCACTTTCCAACTGTCACTGTCTAACTTTGagctgttactgtccaatttccaactgttactgtctaactttgagctgttactgttt
This genomic interval from Populus nigra chromosome 11, ddPopNigr1.1, whole genome shotgun sequence contains the following:
- the LOC133668717 gene encoding cytochrome c, which produces MASFAEAPPGDSKVGEKVFKTKCAQCHTVDKGAGHKQGPNLNGLFGRQSGTTAGYSYSTANKNMAVTWEEKTLYDYLLNPKKYIPGTKMVFPGLKKPQERADLIAYLKQSTAS